The following proteins come from a genomic window of Bacillota bacterium:
- the alaS gene encoding alanine--tRNA ligase, producing the protein MKRLSSAEIRKIWLDFFAERGHKILPSSSLVPDDPTLLLTAAGMVQFKPIFLGEKKVDFTRAATVQKCLRTTDIENVGKTARHQTFFEMLGNFSFGDYFKKEAISWAWEFVTKYLELPVERLYATIFEDDDEAFYLWKNDIGLSNDRIFRMGEDNFWSAGPTGPCGPSSEIMYDLGKEFGCGKPTCTVGCDCDRYLEVWNLVFMQYNRDEEGNLNPLPKKNIDTGAGLERIARIMQGARTNFETDVLWPIVQRVVDVAGVTYNENPERDVSLKVIADHTRAVTFMISDGVLPSNEGRGYVLRRILRRAVLHARLLGIERPFINQIIDSVIETMKDAYPEIADNRLFIQRIAGHEETRFMDTLKQGLNILDQAISLAKSEGRSNLTGDFVFRLYDTFGFPIELTIEIAQDHGLGVDEVTFQNLMEEQRERARAAWAGERELRHVEVYQEVSEEFGKSDFVGYEFDEVQATIKAIIKKNAVATEAVAGDEVEIVLNRTPFYAEKGGQVGDKGIIETESGKVEIKDTQEPFDGVITHIGKVVSGKVVIDQSARAAIEVGRRQSIRRNHTATHLLHWALRRILGDHVKQAGSLVEAERFRFDFTHFASVSREQLRQVEQLVNEKIFASDPVRSFVTSYDFARETGAIALFDQKYGEFVRLVEVGNYSKELCGGTHVGNTSEIGLFKITSEGSVGANTRRIEGVTNGAALLYLYKEEDELMETASLLKTDPTQVAEKVQGLLLLNKQQAQQIEAAKKRLVSESVNKILAEARQVNGTKVIVKQVEAADMDSLRSYADMLREKAGTAVLMLVSTSDNKVMVIAAATPDMVKAGFNAGNLIKKIAPLVGGGGGGRPDLAQAGGKKPQGVPQALEEAWRLIQDMIKK; encoded by the coding sequence ATGAAAAGGTTAAGTTCAGCTGAAATAAGAAAAATCTGGCTTGATTTTTTTGCGGAAAGAGGCCATAAAATTTTGCCTAGCTCTTCGCTAGTGCCGGATGACCCAACGCTTCTTTTGACTGCAGCGGGAATGGTGCAGTTTAAGCCTATATTTTTAGGCGAGAAGAAGGTAGACTTTACGAGGGCAGCAACCGTACAGAAATGCCTAAGAACTACCGACATAGAGAACGTTGGCAAAACTGCCAGGCACCAAACATTCTTTGAAATGCTCGGTAATTTCTCATTCGGCGACTACTTTAAGAAGGAAGCCATAAGCTGGGCCTGGGAATTCGTAACAAAATATCTTGAACTACCGGTTGAAAGGCTTTACGCGACCATCTTTGAAGACGACGACGAAGCGTTTTATTTATGGAAGAATGATATAGGATTAAGTAATGACCGCATATTCCGCATGGGAGAAGATAACTTCTGGTCGGCGGGACCAACTGGACCATGCGGGCCTAGCTCAGAGATAATGTACGACCTTGGAAAAGAATTTGGCTGCGGAAAACCTACCTGCACTGTAGGTTGCGATTGCGACCGCTATCTTGAAGTCTGGAATCTGGTCTTCATGCAGTATAACAGGGACGAAGAGGGCAATCTTAACCCGCTTCCAAAGAAGAATATCGACACAGGAGCCGGGCTCGAAAGAATCGCAAGAATCATGCAGGGAGCGAGGACAAACTTTGAAACAGATGTTCTGTGGCCAATAGTGCAGAGAGTCGTCGATGTTGCCGGTGTAACCTATAACGAAAATCCCGAACGAGATGTATCGCTTAAAGTTATAGCGGACCACACCAGGGCGGTTACATTTATGATCAGTGATGGTGTTCTGCCCTCAAATGAAGGACGCGGCTATGTGCTAAGAAGGATTCTAAGAAGGGCGGTGCTTCATGCAAGGCTGCTCGGCATTGAAAGGCCGTTTATCAACCAAATCATAGACAGCGTTATTGAGACAATGAAGGATGCCTATCCTGAGATAGCGGATAATAGGTTATTTATACAGAGGATTGCCGGCCATGAAGAGACCAGGTTTATGGATACTTTAAAGCAAGGTTTAAACATTTTAGACCAGGCGATATCGCTGGCAAAAAGCGAGGGCAGGAGCAATCTTACCGGAGATTTCGTTTTTCGCCTGTATGACACATTCGGGTTTCCAATTGAGTTGACGATAGAGATTGCGCAGGACCACGGCCTGGGCGTCGATGAGGTTACATTCCAGAATCTGATGGAAGAGCAAAGGGAGAGGGCAAGGGCTGCGTGGGCAGGTGAACGCGAGCTGCGGCACGTTGAGGTTTACCAGGAAGTAAGTGAAGAGTTTGGGAAAAGCGATTTTGTAGGATACGAATTCGATGAGGTCCAGGCCACTATTAAAGCGATCATTAAGAAAAATGCAGTCGCAACGGAAGCAGTGGCCGGGGATGAAGTTGAGATAGTTCTCAACAGGACTCCGTTTTATGCTGAAAAGGGTGGCCAGGTCGGCGACAAAGGCATCATTGAGACCGAGAGCGGAAAGGTCGAGATAAAAGACACGCAAGAGCCTTTTGATGGAGTCATCACCCATATTGGTAAAGTTGTGTCGGGCAAGGTTGTGATTGATCAAAGCGCGAGGGCTGCAATAGAGGTAGGGCGGCGGCAATCGATCAGAAGAAACCATACAGCGACACATTTACTCCATTGGGCACTACGTCGCATACTGGGAGATCATGTAAAGCAAGCGGGGTCGCTGGTTGAGGCAGAAAGGTTCCGATTTGACTTTACGCATTTTGCGTCTGTTTCGAGGGAACAATTAAGACAGGTAGAACAGCTTGTAAACGAGAAAATTTTTGCTAGCGATCCAGTTCGTTCGTTTGTAACATCATATGATTTTGCGCGTGAGACAGGCGCGATCGCGTTATTTGACCAGAAATACGGTGAGTTTGTAAGACTTGTAGAAGTGGGCAACTACAGTAAAGAACTTTGCGGCGGTACGCACGTTGGCAACACGAGCGAGATAGGCCTTTTTAAGATAACAAGTGAAGGCAGTGTAGGGGCTAATACCCGGCGTATAGAGGGCGTCACAAACGGCGCCGCACTGTTGTATCTTTATAAGGAAGAGGACGAGCTCATGGAGACGGCGTCGCTTTTAAAGACCGACCCGACCCAGGTCGCTGAGAAGGTACAGGGCTTATTGCTATTAAATAAACAGCAGGCACAACAAATTGAGGCTGCAAAAAAGAGGCTTGTTAGCGAAAGTGTAAACAAGATTTTAGCGGAAGCCAGGCAGGTAAACGGAACAAAGGTTATAGTTAAACAAGTAGAGGCAGCTGACATGGATAGCCTGCGCTCATATGCGGATATGCTAAGGGAAAAGGCGGGGACCGCTGTCCTGATGCTCGTTAGCACCAGCGATAATAAGGTCATGGTGATAGCCGCTGCTACACCAGATATGGTTAAGGCCGGTTTTAACGCTGGCAACCTTATCAAGAAAATCGCACCGCTAGTTGGCGGAGGCGGAGGCGGGCGACCGGATTTAGCGCAGGCCGGTGGCAAAAAACCGCAAGGAGTACCGCAGGCGCTAGAAGAAGCCTGGAGGTTAATCCAGGATATGATTAAGAAGTAG
- a CDS encoding SigB/SigF/SigG family RNA polymerase sigma factor, with the protein MAGQGKKRKNSKTLAWDKDRTLDLFKEYKKTKAPELRDELVSMYMNLVEYLARRFKNRGEPIEDLIQVGTIGLIKAIDRFDVRRSVEFTTYATPTIVGEIKRYFRDKGWAVKVPRRLQELSLLVTQAMNTLTQELKRAPTISEIAGHIGVSSEQVIEAMETSEAYSFVSLDRDLSSDSDDSFSLLEYIGEDDKELSGIEDRTCLSEALSKLSKQEQRILYLRFFRGLTQTEIAQQLGISQMHVSRLLRRTLEVLRERMLQDREA; encoded by the coding sequence TTGGCCGGGCAAGGCAAAAAGAGAAAAAATAGTAAAACTTTAGCCTGGGATAAAGACAGGACCTTAGATCTTTTTAAAGAATATAAGAAGACGAAGGCGCCCGAATTAAGGGATGAACTTGTTTCAATGTACATGAATCTTGTCGAGTACCTGGCAAGAAGATTTAAGAATAGAGGAGAGCCGATTGAAGACCTCATCCAAGTGGGCACAATTGGTCTCATAAAGGCAATCGACCGCTTTGATGTCAGAAGGTCGGTTGAGTTTACAACATACGCTACTCCAACCATTGTTGGCGAGATAAAGCGGTATTTTAGAGACAAAGGTTGGGCTGTCAAGGTACCGAGAAGACTTCAGGAACTGAGTTTGCTTGTAACTCAGGCTATGAATACGCTAACACAGGAGTTGAAGAGAGCGCCGACAATTTCTGAGATTGCAGGGCATATTGGAGTCTCATCGGAACAAGTAATCGAGGCTATGGAAACAAGTGAAGCATATAGTTTTGTATCTTTAGACAGAGATTTATCCTCAGATTCTGATGATAGTTTTTCTCTTTTAGAGTATATTGGTGAAGATGATAAAGAATTGAGCGGTATTGAAGACAGAACTTGTCTATCTGAGGCTTTATCTAAGCTTAGCAAACAGGAACAGCGAATACTGTATTTAAGATTCTTCCGAGGCCTTACGCAAACAGAGATAGCCCAACAGCTCGGAATATCGCAGATGCATGTTTCAAGGCTTTTAAGAAGAACTCTTGAAGTGTTGCGAGAGCGGATGTTACAAGACCGGGAGGCTTAG
- a CDS encoding AI-2E family transporter, with the protein MEKPDSIERIKHAGIIAWAWVGIIVLIGILIYALHSIYSVLMPFLYALFFVYVLRPAVNFLSSKGVPRIIALILSYLGLILILALFGMYVGPILYKETNGFISKLPSYVTVANGYINDLVRDHPFLKGEQATELLTSLSNSFKGFLQRLASSIPMMTKSIFGGVLNFVLAPIIAFYILKDYEAIRTNISEMIPARHRTEGMEIIKKIDCIVGGFLKGQALVALSVAILSGIALAALGVDYAVLLGFIIGIFNIIPYLGPILGGAPAVIIALGTSWQLAVVVIVILLIVQQIDSMFISPRIMSSQVNLHPAVVIFALLAGETLLGVIGMLIAIPLAAVGKALYLHFRERNNKRTEEPDVCDLEASKV; encoded by the coding sequence TTGGAAAAGCCGGACAGCATAGAGCGCATAAAGCACGCAGGGATCATAGCCTGGGCGTGGGTGGGAATAATAGTCCTTATTGGCATTTTAATCTATGCGCTGCATAGTATATATTCTGTTCTAATGCCTTTTTTATATGCGCTTTTTTTTGTGTATGTCTTAAGGCCGGCAGTGAATTTTCTAAGCAGCAAAGGCGTGCCACGGATTATCGCGCTCATTCTGTCCTATTTGGGGCTGATCCTGATACTGGCTCTTTTTGGTATGTACGTAGGCCCAATTCTTTATAAAGAAACCAATGGTTTTATTTCCAAGCTTCCGAGTTACGTCACTGTCGCAAATGGCTATATCAATGACCTTGTCCGAGACCATCCATTCTTAAAAGGTGAACAGGCAACTGAACTACTAACCAGCTTAAGCAACTCATTTAAAGGATTTTTACAGCGGCTGGCTTCTTCAATTCCTATGATGACAAAGAGCATCTTTGGTGGCGTTCTAAATTTCGTACTCGCACCGATAATTGCTTTTTATATTCTTAAAGATTATGAGGCGATCAGAACTAATATAAGCGAGATGATACCGGCTCGGCATAGGACCGAGGGTATGGAAATCATTAAAAAAATTGACTGCATAGTCGGAGGCTTTTTAAAAGGACAGGCGCTCGTGGCCCTGAGTGTCGCGATTCTTTCTGGCATTGCGCTCGCAGCTCTTGGCGTCGATTATGCAGTGCTTCTCGGTTTTATAATCGGTATATTTAATATTATCCCATACCTAGGGCCTATTCTTGGAGGAGCCCCAGCAGTTATAATTGCCCTTGGGACATCATGGCAGCTGGCAGTCGTAGTAATTGTTATATTGCTAATTGTGCAACAAATTGACAGTATGTTTATATCACCCCGTATAATGAGTAGCCAGGTGAACCTGCATCCGGCAGTTGTGATATTTGCCCTGCTTGCGGGGGAGACATTACTTGGCGTGATAGGGATGCTTATAGCCATACCGTTGGCGGCGGTAGGAAAGGCTCTCTATCTGCATTTTAGGGAGCGCAACAATAAAAGAACTGAAGAACCGGATGTCTGCGACCTGGAAGCATCAAAGGTATGA
- the ruvX gene encoding Holliday junction resolvase RuvX, with the protein MRILGLDFGARRIGVAVSDPTGSTAQPLTVIEKSQKDTDVQKIKQLIDEYDVE; encoded by the coding sequence ATGCGAATACTTGGTCTTGATTTTGGTGCTCGCCGCATAGGCGTAGCGGTATCAGATCCAACAGGTAGCACGGCACAGCCTTTGACAGTCATAGAGAAGTCTCAAAAAGACACCGATGTGCAAAAGATAAAGCAACTCATCGATGAATATGATGTCGAAAA